The Sorangiineae bacterium MSr11954 DNA segment GATTTGACGAGGGCGTTGGCTAGCTTCTGCACGGTGTTCCCGTAGCGGGCGACGTAATCGCAGTTCATGTAGAGGGAGCTCGAGGGGTACGAGCCTCCGAGCGCGGCGCGCGTTCCTTCCTCGGTGCGCATGTCCACGAGCACCTTGGCCTTGCCCGCGCGCAGCAGCTGGGCCACCGTGGGATCGGTGGTCATCCCCGCGTCGATGCTCCCCTGATCGATGGCGGCGATGAAGGTGGACCCGGCGCCCGCTTTGACGCCCGTGTAGTCCGCGGAGGAAATGCCATGTTGGATGGCCAAGTATTGCGTGAGAAAATCGGTCGACGAGCCGGGGCTCGTGTATCCGAGCTTTTTGCCGCGGAAATCGGCCGGGCCCTTGATGATGTTTGCCATTTTGGTGCTCACGACCTCGACCTCGCCCGGGATGTTCGCCATTTGCACCACGCTTTGGATGCATTTTCCCTTGGTCTGCAGATCGATGGTATGATCGTAAAAGCCGACGACGCCTTGGGCGTCGCCCGAGATCAACGAGATTTCGGCCGTCGATCCGCCTTGTTCGGAGAGGAGGCGGACCTTGAGTCCTTCGTCCGCGAAGTAGCCGAGTTGCTCGCTCAGTTTGGCGGGGAGGTAAATGACTTTGTCGATTCCTCCGACGATGATGGTGATGGTGCCATCCGCCGGGGCATCGTGGTGGCGGGAGTCGCGGCAGCCGCCGAGGGGGATGGCGGCGGCCACGGCGGGGGCGAGGAGGGCGAGGATGAATCGGCGGGGGCGCGGGAACATGGGGTCGAGCTCAAACCGGTTTATCGGTGTTGGTCGCCGGAGGGCGCCATTTCAAGAGGCGCTTTTCGAGGGCCGTGAGCAGCGATTCGGCTACGAGCGCGAGCACGGTGATGACGATCATCCCCGCATAGATGCCCGCCGAATCGAAGTTGCCTTGGGCGCGGTTGATCAACAAGCCGAGGCCTTTGTCGGCGCCGACGACTTCGCCGACCACCGCGCCGATCAAGGCGAAGCCGAAGGCCGAGTGCAAGGACGCGAGGATCCACGAGGTGGCGCTGGGGACCACGATGGTGAGCAGGATTTGAAGGGGGCTGGCGCCGAGGATGCGTGCGTTGTTCACCAGGTTGCGGTCGACCTCGCGGGCGCCTTGGAAGGCATTGAAAAATACGGCAAAGAACACCAGCACGAAGGCGGTAGCGATCTTCGACGCCGGGCCGATGAGGCCGAACCAAATCACGAACAGCGACGCCAGCACGATGCGCGGAACCGCGTTGGCCGCCTTGATGAAGGGGGCACAAATTTCGGCCAGCAGCGGGCTTCGGCCCAGCAGAATGCCGAGCACCACGCCTGCGAGGGAGCCCAGGACGAATCCAACCACGGCCTCCTCGAGGGTGACGGCGATTTGCACGCCAATCGAGCCTTGGCTGGTTCCTTGCGCGAACCACTCGACGAGGCGCGCGGCGACCAGGCTCGGCTTCGAATAGAAAAAGGGGTCGATCCAATAGGTCGCCGCGAGCTCCCAGCTCGCAAGCCATGCGACGACCAGCACGATGCGGACCAATGCAATTTTCACGGCGCACCCCACCTAGCGCGCATGGGCGCCTCGTCGACGTTGCGCTTCACGAGGCCCCCGCGCCGAGCGCATGGGCGCCTTGTCGACATCGTGCTTCGCGAGGCCCTCCACGCATCGCGGACGGGCGCTTCGTCGACGTTGCGCTTCATGATGCCCCCGCGCCGCGGATGGGCGCCTCGTCGACGTTGCGCTTCACGAGGCCCCCCGCGCCCGCGGATGGGCGTCTCGTCGACGTTGCGCTTCACGGTGCACCCCGCGCCGCGCGGATGGGCGCCTCGTCGACGTTGCGCTTCACGAGGCCCCCGCGCCGAGCGCATGGGCGCCTTGTCGACATCGTGCTTCGCGAGGCCCTCCACGCATCGCGCATGGGCGTCTCGTCGACGTTGCGCTTCACGGTGCACCCCGTGCCGCGCGCGTGCGTGCCTCGTCGACTTCGTCGCGGAGTGATTTCCAGATTTCGCGGTAGATGTCCAAAAATGAAGGCGTGAGCCGGATTTCTTCCACGCGGCGTGGGCGGTGGAGGGGGACGGGGAAGGAGCCTTTGACGGTGGCAGGGCCGGCGGTCATCACGATGACCCGATCGGCGAGCACGATGGCCTCCTCCAGATCGTGGGTCACGAAGATGACGGCGGCGCCGGAGCCGGACCATAAGCGTAAGAGCTCGTCGTGCATGAGCGCGCGCGTTTGGACGTCGAGGGCGCTGAACGGCTCGTCCATCAGCAATATGGATGGCTCGTTGACGAGCGTTTGCGCCAAAGCTACCCGCTTGCGCATGCCCCCCGAGAGCTGATGCGGATAGTAATCGTCGAATCCGCTCAAACCGACTTTGTCGAGCCAGACACGCGCCCGCTCGCGGGCTGCCGCTTTGGTCGTACCGCGGTAACGCAGGCCGATGGCGACATTGTCGAGGACCGTTCGCCATGGAAGTACGGCGTCCGTTTGAAATACGTAGCCCACGCCGTCGGGGATCCCATCGACCAACGCGCCGCGCACCCGGGTCTCGCCCTCCGAGGCGCGCTCCAAGCCGGACACGAGCGAGAGGGTCGTCGATTTGCCGCACCCGGTGGGCCCGACGACGGCGACGAACTCGCCGCACGCCACCGTCAACGTGAGATCGCGAACGGCGGTGTGAATGCCCCCCGAGCCATGTCGAAACCGCTTGGTCGCGCCCCGGAGCTCGATGAGCGGCGACCCAGGTGCTCCGGAATCGCGAAGAGGTTCGGAAGGATGGGCCATGGCCGCAGCTTACGGCAAGCTGCGGAGCCATTCCCGAAATCGGTTCGTTCGCGAGCTCGCACGCCGGCTCGTTCGCGCGTCCTCGCTCGTTCGCGAGCCCGCCGCACCCCCGCTCGTTCGCGCGCGAGCCCGCACGTCCGCGTACCCGTTCGTTCGCGCGCGAGCCCGCACGCCCGCTCGAGCGCCAGGGTTGCGTCAGGTGCCTAGTTGGCGACGTGTGCGGAGCCCGCACGGCCAGGCGGTCCTTCGAGCCGCGCCATCGCGTTGAGCGCGCTCGCGGACAAGGTGCGAAGGTCCATGCCCGCCCGATGCTGAGCGACCCAGCGGATGAGCGACGGCGGATCGGGGTGGTGCTCCGGGCGATAGCCGCGCCCCAAATACGGCCGCATCGTGGGCGGAAATTCACGCGACCACGTGAGCAGGAGCTTGCCCATGCGGCGCACGCTGTGGCGATCGGTTCGCTCGTCGACCTTCATCATGTACCAGGCCAGGCTGAAGATGTCCGAGAGGGTCTCGGAGACCGCCGAGGCAAAGCCGCGCACCCGCGTGACGTAGCCCTCGTCCACCCGTTGGAGCACATCGAAGGCCACGGTTTTGTGCTCGATTTCTTCGGCCGCATGCCACGCGAACATGGCGAGCACATTGGGATCGGCGCCCGCGAACCAGCGCTCGGGTCGGGAGAACAAGTAGGCCAAGAAGTGAAAGGTGAGCGCCTCGAAGCCAGCCGTGTAGGCGAGGCGGGTGGAGAGTGGGTCCTTGCGCCGGCTCGCGTCGAGGCGCAGGCGGATGCGCTCCTCGCGCGCGGGCAGCTCGGGGTAGCGCCGGGCCAGGATTTGATTGTAGCGGCGGTGCTGCTGCGCGTGCCGCACCTCCTGGCCGATGAAGGCCTTGGCGTCGTCGTTCAGCTGGGCGCCGTCGATCGTCTTCGCCGCCTCGCGGACGTTGTGGATGAAATAGGGCTCCAGCCACGGCAGCAAGATGAAAATGGCATTGGCCAATACGCTGAACTCGTAATCGTTGCACCAATGCGGCGATGTCTCGTCCGTGAGGTTGAATTTG contains these protein-coding regions:
- a CDS encoding ABC transporter substrate-binding protein — translated: MFPRPRRFILALLAPAVAAAIPLGGCRDSRHHDAPADGTITIIVGGIDKVIYLPAKLSEQLGYFADEGLKVRLLSEQGGSTAEISLISGDAQGVVGFYDHTIDLQTKGKCIQSVVQMANIPGEVEVVSTKMANIIKGPADFRGKKLGYTSPGSSTDFLTQYLAIQHGISSADYTGVKAGAGSTFIAAIDQGSIDAGMTTDPTVAQLLRAGKAKVLVDMRTEEGTRAALGGSYPSSSLYMNCDYVARYGNTVQKLANALVKSLRYIADHSAADIASKMPKDFAAGNPALYIEAIHDSKTMFNRDGRMPPDGAQDVLEVLGRCSANVRGKKESIDLSKTYTTEFVDQAARALAK
- a CDS encoding ABC transporter permease encodes the protein MKIALVRIVLVVAWLASWELAATYWIDPFFYSKPSLVAARLVEWFAQGTSQGSIGVQIAVTLEEAVVGFVLGSLAGVVLGILLGRSPLLAEICAPFIKAANAVPRIVLASLFVIWFGLIGPASKIATAFVLVFFAVFFNAFQGAREVDRNLVNNARILGASPLQILLTIVVPSATSWILASLHSAFGFALIGAVVGEVVGADKGLGLLINRAQGNFDSAGIYAGMIVITVLALVAESLLTALEKRLLKWRPPATNTDKPV
- a CDS encoding ABC transporter ATP-binding protein; the encoded protein is MAHPSEPLRDSGAPGSPLIELRGATKRFRHGSGGIHTAVRDLTLTVACGEFVAVVGPTGCGKSTTLSLVSGLERASEGETRVRGALVDGIPDGVGYVFQTDAVLPWRTVLDNVAIGLRYRGTTKAAARERARVWLDKVGLSGFDDYYPHQLSGGMRKRVALAQTLVNEPSILLMDEPFSALDVQTRALMHDELLRLWSGSGAAVIFVTHDLEEAIVLADRVIVMTAGPATVKGSFPVPLHRPRRVEEIRLTPSFLDIYREIWKSLRDEVDEARTRAARGAP
- a CDS encoding metal-dependent hydrolase, with amino-acid sequence MITVRDIKFNLTDETSPHWCNDYEFSVLANAIFILLPWLEPYFIHNVREAAKTIDGAQLNDDAKAFIGQEVRHAQQHRRYNQILARRYPELPAREERIRLRLDASRRKDPLSTRLAYTAGFEALTFHFLAYLFSRPERWFAGADPNVLAMFAWHAAEEIEHKTVAFDVLQRVDEGYVTRVRGFASAVSETLSDIFSLAWYMMKVDERTDRHSVRRMGKLLLTWSREFPPTMRPYLGRGYRPEHHPDPPSLIRWVAQHRAGMDLRTLSASALNAMARLEGPPGRAGSAHVAN